The sequence CCGGAGATTCTCCAATACGGGTTCATGCAGCGGGCGCTGCTGGGGGGAGTGCTCATCGGAAGCATCGCTCCCGTGGTGGGCGTCTTCCTGGTGCTGCGTCGCCTCAGCTTGATCGCCGACACCCTGGCCCACGTGTCGTTGGCCGGCGTGGCCGTCAGCCTCCTCCTGGGCGCCTACCCGCTGGCCGGCGCCCTGGCCGCGGCGCTGCTGGGTGCGGTGGGCATCGAGCGGCTGCGCGGAAGCGGCCTCGGGGGGGAGACCGCGCTGGCCATCTTCCTCTACGGTGGTCTGGCCGTGGCCGTGGTGGTCATCGGCCTGGCCGACGGATTCACCGTGGGGCTCTTCCCGTACCTGTTCGGGGCCATCACCGCAGTCCAGCCGCGGGACCTGTGGGTGAGCTTCCTGCTGGGCCTGGGGGTGCTGGGCGCGGTCGCCGTGTTCTACAAGGAGCTATTCGCCATCACCTTCGATGCGGAAGGGGCGCGGGTGCGGGGCCTGCCGGTGGAGGGGTTGAACCTGCTGTTCGCTTCCCTGGTGGCGGTCACGGTGGTGGTGGCCATGCGCGTCGTGGGCATCCTCCTGACCGGCGCCCTGATGGTCATCCCCGCGGTCACCGCGCTGCGTCTGGCCCGCAGCTTCCGCAGCGCCCTGGGAGTGGCCGTGGCCTGCTCGCTGACCACGGTCCTGGGAGGACTCGTCACCTCCTTCTACCTGGACGTCCCGGCCAGCGGAGCCATCGTCCTGGGCGGGATCCTCCTGTTCCTCCTGGTCTTCCTCCTCACCCCGGGTCGGTAGCCGGCAGGAGGACGTGCGTTGCCGCACGCGGGCGGAGGGCGCTGCAGCCGAGGCTTCAGCGCAGCTGCTGCCAGGAGAGGACGGTCACGCCGATGCCGGCCCCGGAGCTCAGGCGGGATGCGGCCAGGGGGTCGTAGCGGATGACCGTGGTGCCGTTGTTGTTCAGGAAGGAGGGACGGGTGTGGTTGGCGGTGTTGTGGTACATGACGCCGATCAGGTCCACCATAGCCTGCGGCCCCACCTCCATGCCATCGGAGGTATACACGAGCCCGTCAGCGGTGAACTTTGACTGCGACCCGCCCAGCATGACAAATCGACCGGTGGAGCTGCCACGCCGGAACAGGGCCAGGGCGACCTTCTCGCGGGCCGCTGCGGCCCGCGCCTCGTCCGCCGGTGCGGTGCCGAAG comes from Armatimonadota bacterium and encodes:
- a CDS encoding metal ABC transporter permease, producing MPEILQYGFMQRALLGGVLIGSIAPVVGVFLVLRRLSLIADTLAHVSLAGVAVSLLLGAYPLAGALAAALLGAVGIERLRGSGLGGETALAIFLYGGLAVAVVVIGLADGFTVGLFPYLFGAITAVQPRDLWVSFLLGLGVLGAVAVFYKELFAITFDAEGARVRGLPVEGLNLLFASLVAVTVVVAMRVVGILLTGALMVIPAVTALRLARSFRSALGVAVACSLTTVLGGLVTSFYLDVPASGAIVLGGILLFLLVFLLTPGR